GGCCGGGGCGGACGCGCACGCCTGGACGTACTGGTGGACCCGGAGCATGCGCTCGATCCGGTCGCTGGCGCCCGTGACCCAGCCGAGGCGCCAGCCGGTCATCGAGTACGCCTTCGAGGCGGCGTTGACCACGACGACGTTGTCGCGCTCGTACTCGATCGGCGAGTGATGGTCGCCGTCGAAGACGAAGTGCTCGTACACCTCGTCGGAGATGCACAACACGTCGTGCTCGCGGGCGATGCGCGCGAACTCCTTCACGTCCGCCTCCGAGGAGACGGTCCCTGTGGGATTGCCGGGGGAGTTGACGACGAACGCGGCCGTGTCGTCGGTGATCGCGTCCTCGACGGCAGCGGGGTCGATCGTCAGGTCCTCGCGCAACGGGACGGGGACGGGTTCGCCGCCCGCGAGCTTCGTCAGGGCGTCGTAGGCGACGAACCCCGGGTCGGGGATGAGCACCTCCTGTCCCTGATCCACGTGGGCCTCCATCGCGAGGTGCAACGCCTCGCTGCCGCCGGCGGTCGCGATCACGTCGCCGGGGTCGACCTGGACCCCCTGGTCGCGGGCGTGCTTGTCGGCGATGGCCTCCCGGAGTTCGAGGGTGCCCTTGTTGCCGGTGTACCCGTCGGTGTCGCCGGCCTCGATGGCGTCGATCGCCGCGCGCTTGGCGTGCTCGGGGGTCGGGAAGTCCGGCTGGCCGAGCCCGAGGTTGATCGCGTCGGCGCCGGCGGCCTCGAACACCTCGCGGATGCCGCTGATGGAGATGCGCTCCACGCGGTCGGAGAACGTCGTCATGAGGGAACCGGCGGCGCCGGCGGTGTTAGGCGTTTCCCTCGGACGGTCCCGTCGGGGCGGCTACTGGTACATCCGGAGCTGCTGGGCCTGCGAGACGTTCTCCTCGCCCCCCTGCATCTGCGCCG
This genomic stretch from Halobaculum roseum harbors:
- a CDS encoding pyridoxal phosphate-dependent aminotransferase, with amino-acid sequence MTTFSDRVERISISGIREVFEAAGADAINLGLGQPDFPTPEHAKRAAIDAIEAGDTDGYTGNKGTLELREAIADKHARDQGVQVDPGDVIATAGGSEALHLAMEAHVDQGQEVLIPDPGFVAYDALTKLAGGEPVPVPLREDLTIDPAAVEDAITDDTAAFVVNSPGNPTGTVSSEADVKEFARIAREHDVLCISDEVYEHFVFDGDHHSPIEYERDNVVVVNAASKAYSMTGWRLGWVTGASDRIERMLRVHQYVQACASAPAQYAAEAALSGPQGVVDEMHAAYERRRDLVVEGLADAGLDCPTPQGAFYAMPRVPEGFVDECIERGVVVVPGEAFGEHGAGHARISYATGEDDLEAALAIMAEAAEAVR